In one window of Tripterygium wilfordii isolate XIE 37 chromosome 1, ASM1340144v1, whole genome shotgun sequence DNA:
- the LOC119999460 gene encoding tubby-like F-box protein 6 isoform X2, giving the protein MSIMSIMRSRSCRAGIEGGSAAEAARKGGNQEDQRSFWANMPLEMLREVLVRIEASESCWPTRKSVVACAGVCRSWRQIVKDLAKVPEISGKLTFPISLKQPGPRDILVRCFIKRCRSTQTYNLYLGLTNALTDDGKFLLAARKNRRPTCSDYIISLDADDMSKGSSTYVGKLRSNFLGTKFTVYDAQPPHAGAKMRKGSSTKLVNAKQVSPRVPAGNYPVAHISYELNVLGARGPRKMQCIMDAIPVTAIGPGGICPMQTEFSLSNVDAFPSISFSRTKSNRMEISQSGSVDRQKDGALVLKNKAPRWHEQLQCWCLNFHGRVTVASVKNFQLVASPENVSAGPEHEKIVLQFGKVGKDLFTMDYRYPISAFQAFAICLSSFDTKIACE; this is encoded by the exons ATGTCAATTATGAGCATCATGAGGTCTCGTTCTTGCCGGGCCGGGATTGAAGGGGGCTCTGCGGCGGAGGCGGCTAGGAAAGGAGGAAACCAGGAGGATCAGCGCAGCTTCTGGGCCAACATGCCGCTGGAAATGTTGAGGGAGGTGTTGGTAAGAATTGAGGCATCGGAGAGCTGCTGGCCGACCAGGAAAAGCGTGGTAGCTTGCGCCGGTGTCTGCCGGAGCTGGAGACAGATCGTTAAGGATCTTGCCAAGGTACCGGAGATCTCTGGGAAGCTCACTTTCCCTATATCTCTCAAACAG CCTGGTCCGAGGGATATTCTCGTCCGATGCTTTATAAAGCGGTGTAGATCAACCCAAACATATAATCTTTACCTTGGTCTAACTAATG CACTGACGGATGATGGAAAATTCCTGCTTGCTGCACGCAAGAATAGACGTCCCACCTGCTCTGATTATATCATTTCTCTTGATGCTGATGATATGTCTAAGGGGAGCAGCACTTATGTTGGGAAATTGAG ATCAAACTTTTTGGGCACCAAGTTCACCGTCTACGATGCACAACCCCCTCATGCTGGAGCTAAGATGAGAAAAGGTTCTTCCACCAAGCTAGTTAATGCAAAACAAGTTTCACCGAGAGTTCCTGCTGGAAATTATCCAGTCGCACACATCTCTTATGAATTAAATGTGCTAGGTGCCAG GGGTCCAAGAAAAATGCAATGTATTATGGATGCAATTCCTGTCACTGCTATTGGACCTGGTGGAATATGCCCCATGCAAACCGAGTTTTCTCTTAGCAATGTAGATGCCTTTCCATCGATCTCATTTTCTCGAACAAAATCAAACCGTATGGAGATTTCTCAATCAGGATCTGTAGACAGGCAGAAAGACGGAGCTCTGGTGTTGAAAAACAAGGCTCCTAGGTGGCATGAGCAACTCCAGTGCTGGTGTTTGAACTTCCATGGACGAGTGACAGTTGCTTCGGTGAAAAACTTTCAGCTTGTGGCTTCTCCAGAAAATGTGTCAGCTGGACCAGAACATGAGAAGATTGTCCTCCAATTTGGAAAAGTAGGAAAGGATTTATTTACCATGGATTATCGTTacccgatttctgcattccaAGCGTTTGCAATCTGCCTCAGCAGCTTTGACACCAAGATTGCTTGTGAATGA
- the LOC119999460 gene encoding tubby-like F-box protein 6 isoform X1: MSIMSIMRSRSCRAGIEGGSAAEAARKGGNQEDQRSFWANMPLEMLREVLVRIEASESCWPTRKSVVACAGVCRSWRQIVKDLAKVPEISGKLTFPISLKQPGPRDILVRCFIKRCRSTQTYNLYLGLTNALTDDGKFLLAARKNRRPTCSDYIISLDADDMSKGSSTYVGKLRSNFLGTKFTVYDAQPPHAGAKMRKGSSTKLVNAKQVSPRVPAGNYPVAHISYELNVLGARRGPRKMQCIMDAIPVTAIGPGGICPMQTEFSLSNVDAFPSISFSRTKSNRMEISQSGSVDRQKDGALVLKNKAPRWHEQLQCWCLNFHGRVTVASVKNFQLVASPENVSAGPEHEKIVLQFGKVGKDLFTMDYRYPISAFQAFAICLSSFDTKIACE; encoded by the exons ATGTCAATTATGAGCATCATGAGGTCTCGTTCTTGCCGGGCCGGGATTGAAGGGGGCTCTGCGGCGGAGGCGGCTAGGAAAGGAGGAAACCAGGAGGATCAGCGCAGCTTCTGGGCCAACATGCCGCTGGAAATGTTGAGGGAGGTGTTGGTAAGAATTGAGGCATCGGAGAGCTGCTGGCCGACCAGGAAAAGCGTGGTAGCTTGCGCCGGTGTCTGCCGGAGCTGGAGACAGATCGTTAAGGATCTTGCCAAGGTACCGGAGATCTCTGGGAAGCTCACTTTCCCTATATCTCTCAAACAG CCTGGTCCGAGGGATATTCTCGTCCGATGCTTTATAAAGCGGTGTAGATCAACCCAAACATATAATCTTTACCTTGGTCTAACTAATG CACTGACGGATGATGGAAAATTCCTGCTTGCTGCACGCAAGAATAGACGTCCCACCTGCTCTGATTATATCATTTCTCTTGATGCTGATGATATGTCTAAGGGGAGCAGCACTTATGTTGGGAAATTGAG ATCAAACTTTTTGGGCACCAAGTTCACCGTCTACGATGCACAACCCCCTCATGCTGGAGCTAAGATGAGAAAAGGTTCTTCCACCAAGCTAGTTAATGCAAAACAAGTTTCACCGAGAGTTCCTGCTGGAAATTATCCAGTCGCACACATCTCTTATGAATTAAATGTGCTAGGTGCCAG AAGGGGTCCAAGAAAAATGCAATGTATTATGGATGCAATTCCTGTCACTGCTATTGGACCTGGTGGAATATGCCCCATGCAAACCGAGTTTTCTCTTAGCAATGTAGATGCCTTTCCATCGATCTCATTTTCTCGAACAAAATCAAACCGTATGGAGATTTCTCAATCAGGATCTGTAGACAGGCAGAAAGACGGAGCTCTGGTGTTGAAAAACAAGGCTCCTAGGTGGCATGAGCAACTCCAGTGCTGGTGTTTGAACTTCCATGGACGAGTGACAGTTGCTTCGGTGAAAAACTTTCAGCTTGTGGCTTCTCCAGAAAATGTGTCAGCTGGACCAGAACATGAGAAGATTGTCCTCCAATTTGGAAAAGTAGGAAAGGATTTATTTACCATGGATTATCGTTacccgatttctgcattccaAGCGTTTGCAATCTGCCTCAGCAGCTTTGACACCAAGATTGCTTGTGAATGA